A genomic window from Chrysoperla carnea chromosome 3, inChrCarn1.1, whole genome shotgun sequence includes:
- the LOC123294938 gene encoding uncharacterized protein LOC123294938: protein MNKHKYAFWLFTPRFRLIVMKNGPAKSTPTCKKDFEVSETLTEGKSAILGKTGFGFNLKQWLHFLKLCLIVLRAPSIQYFWRSMDETNDGPVWRSSGCFCSKLISAFRKRPPTRISPSCKKRLSGRKFAVERLLFSNDRISSAKW, encoded by the exons ATGAATAAACATAAGTATGCCTTTTGGCTCTTTACTCCACGATTTCGACTCATAGTAATGAAGAATGGCCCTGCAAAATCAACCCCAACATGTAAAAAGGATTTTGAAGTTTCTGAAACTCTAACTGAAGGTAAATCCGCCATTTTGGGAAAAACGGGCTtcggatttaatttaaaacaatggtTGCATTTCCTCAAGTTATGCCTAATTGTATTACGGGCGCCCAGTATCCAATATTTTTGGCGTAGTATGGATGAAACTAACGATGGCCCTGTAT GGAGAAGTAGTGGATGCTTTTGCTCAAAACTAATATCAGCATTTCGTAAACGTCCACCTACACGTATCAGCCCATCATGCAAAAAGAGACTAAGTGGTCGTAAATTTGCAGTGGAAAGGCTTCTATTTTCCAACGATCGAATATCGTCTGCAAAATGGTGA
- the LOC123294866 gene encoding uncharacterized protein LOC123294866, with protein MCINCFENHKVVQCKSPSVCNVCHYKHNSLLHFVKPVYNNSTSSVVSQSDSVTSPSSPGVVQSDTSAFCSTVDDSIIKCGSTVLLSTVIVHVYDHVGVRHRVRFLLDSGSQGNFLTEGCIKKLRLNISSSNMVVKGFGGDSQVLGASDLIIYSRLNSCVNYKVNVFVIEKITDRLPNVKILRESWEHFSYLPLADDQFCEPGPIEGILGAQMFATLLESRKIKSKINSLIALETKLGFVIMGCVPNLPVASTSVQSFHTQVKPPLEKLVRKFWELEDIPTQNFESPEDVECEKIFASTVMRENSGRYVVSLPFKHNANKLGESYSNALKRFKALENKFDKNPTLKQQYSAVITEHLEKGYISLVKNNPSIPHYFIPHHGVFKPDSVSTPLRCVFDASAKTTKQVSLNDLLYTGAKLQSDVVSLFLNFRLFSVAFTADIRQMYLRIGMHPDHRKFQLILWRFSKTDEILVYSLDTVSFGVKSSPFLALRTLKQLALDEADKYPFASSIVQRDFFMDDLVTSVNTVKEATELYSQLIELSGSAQFELTKWATNSQELFSFVPEKDRSPKIVSFDSDSLKILGMQWYPHSDVFTFSINAELRPCTKRNVLSTVARLFDPLGILAPVTLLIKLLIKKLWILKLDWDEAPDREICLFWENFQTDLKCLELFKIPRHFGAIKDLPVELIGFCDACLESYGAMIYIRTVTPTNKILVNLVCAKTKVAPMRTESIPRLELCAAVLLARLFKFAMSSLEPRVQVRKLFAFSDSTVTLNWIGSPPYRWQTFVANRVSLIQSLVSNENWFHVEGVQNISDVLSRGLSPSQFMKMPNWVTGPEWLKLEPSSWPIRKISVNLDVMPEEKLTVMIATQRVVLTPPI; from the exons ATGTGcattaattgttttgaaaatcacAAGGTTGTACAATGTAAAAGTCCGTCCGTATGTAACGTTTGCCACTATAAACACAATAGTTTGCTACATTTCGTCAAGcctgtatataataatagtacaaGTTCCGTTGTGAGTCAAAGTGATTCTGTTACCAGTCCAAGTAGCCCCGGTGTAGTTCAAAGTGATACGTCAGCATTTTGTTCGACAGTCGATGATTCTATAATCAAATGCGGTTCTACAGTGTTGTTGTCAACGGTAATTGTCCATGTATACGATCATGTCGGTGTCAGGCATAGAGTACGTTTCTTGTTAGATTCTGGTAGTCAAGGGAATTTCTTGACGGAAGGTTGTATTAAGAAACTTAGATTAAATATATCGTCTTCGAATATGGTTGTTAAGGGCTTTGGTGGGGACAGTCAGGTTTTAGGAGCCTcggatttaattatttattcacgtTTAAATTCATGCGTCAACTATAAAGTTAATGTTTTTgtaatcgaaaaaatcacaGATCGGTTAcctaatgtcaaaattttacgAGAATCGTGGGAACATTTTAGTTATCTACCATTAGCGGATGATCAATTTTGTGAGCCTGGTCCTATAGAGGGCATATTAGGGGCTCAAATGTTTGCCACTTTATTAGAATCACGtaaaatcaaaagtaaaattaattcacTTATTGCCCTTGAAACAAAGTTGGGTTTCGTAATAATGGGCTGTGTACCCAATTTGCCAGTAGCATCCACGTCGGTACAATCCTTTCACACTCAGGTGAAACCGCCATTAGAAAAGTTGGTGCGTAAATTTTGGGAATTAGAGGACATTCCAACACAAAATTTCGAGAGTCCAGAAGATGTGGAATGCGAGAAAATTTTTGCGTCGACCGTAATGCGGGAGAATTCGGGACGATATGTGGTATCTTTACCTTTTAAACATAACGCCAATAAATTAGGCGAGTCATACTCAAACGCTTTAAAACGGTTTAAAGCTTTGgaaaataaattcgataaaaatccAACGTTGAAGCAACAATACAGTGCCGTAATTACGGAACATTTAGAAAAGGGTTATATatctttagtaaaaaataacccGTCTATTCCCCATTATTTCATCCCACACCATGGTGTATTTAAACCGGACAGTGTGTCCACCCCTCTTCGATGCGTTTTCGACGCAAGCGCTAAAACTACAAAACAAGTATCTTTGAATGACTTGCTTTATACTGGCGCTAAACTACAATCGGATGTagttagtttgtttttaaattttcgtttgttttCGGTTGCATTCACAGCAGATATTCGTCAAATGTATCTGAGAATCGGAATGCATCCAGATCACAGAAAATTTCAGCTAATATTATGGCGCTTCTCAAAAACCGATGAAATTTTAGTATATTCGTTAGACACCGTTAGTTTTGGTGTAAAGAGTTCGCCATTTTTAGCTTTAAGAACGTTAAAACAATTGGCGTTAGATGAAGCCGACAAATACCCGTTTGCTTCGTCAATTGTTCAACGTGATTTTTTCATGGACGATTTGGTCACAAGCGTCAACACGGTCAAAGAAGCTACGGAATTATATTCGCAGCTCATTGAGTTATCTGGATCGGCCCAATTTGAATTGACAAAATGGGCGACAAATTCTCaggaattattttcttttgtgcCCGAAAAGGACCGTTCTCCTAAAATAGTATCCTTTGATTCAGACAGTCTGAAAATATTGGGTATGCAGTGGTACCCTCATTCGGATGTTTTCACTTTTAGTATTAATGCCGAACTTAGACCCTGCACTAAACGTAATGTACTTTCGACAGTCGCTAGGTTGTTTGATCCGTTAGGAATATTAGCACCTGTAACACTATTAATAAaactcttaataaaaaaattgtggataTTAAAATTGGATTGGGACGAGGCTCCTGATAGGGAAATTTGTTTATTCTGGGAAAATTTCCAAACTGATTTAAAATGTttagaattgtttaaaattcctCGTCATTTTGGGGCGATTAAAGATTTACCGGTTGAATTAATCGGATTTTGCGACGCATGTTTAGAATCTTATGGCGCTATGATTTACATTAGGACGGTTACGCCGACTAATAAAATATTGGTTAATCTAGTTTGTGCGAAAACCAAGGTTGCTCCAATGCGAACGGAATCTATTCCAAGATTGGAGTTGTGTGCAGCTGTTTTGTTGGCCAGGTTGTTTAAATTTGCAATGTCCAGTTTGGAACCGCGCGTTCAGGttcgaaaattatttgcattttccGATTCGACAGTAACTTTGAATTGGATTGGATCCCCACCCTATCGTTGGCAAACATTCGTTGCCAACCGAGTTTCATTAATACAATCGttggtatcaaatgaaaattgGTTTCATGTAGAGGGGGTACAAAATATTAGCGATGTACTTTCTCGAGGATTAAGTCCATCTCAATTCATGAAAATGCCTAATTGGGTTACGGGTCCAGAGTGGTTAAAATTAGAACCTTCATCGTGGccaataagaaaaatttctgttaatttgGACGTTATGCCTGAAGAAAAATTAACGGTTATGATTGCTACTCAAAG GGTAGTATTAACGCCTCCGATTTAG